CCTACGACTGGCCGATCAACGTCGGCGGGAAGCCGATGATCTCCCTTCCGGCCTTCATCCCGATCACCTTCGAGTGCGGGGTGCTTCTCGGCGGGACGATGACGCTCGCGGCGCTCTTCGTGGCCTGCGGTCTTCCGAATTACGGCAAGCCGATCCTGGATCGCGATCTGACGAACGACCGCTTCGGGCTCTGGATCCCCGAGGTCGGTCCCGACTGGAACGAGGGAAGGATCTTCATGGTGCTGAAGCCGACCGGCGCGGTCGACATTCGGGTGCTCCGTGTCTAGGCGCGCGGCGTGGGGCGGCAGGATGACCGGCGCGGCGGGAATCGCGCTGATCGCGATGGCGGCGGCCGGCTGCTCCCACCAGAAGCAGGAGACCGCGATCGAGTACATGCCCGACATGGCCTATCAGGCGCGGGTCGGGGCGCAGCACGAGGATCCGCTCCGCCCCGGGATGTCCGTCATGCGAAACCCGGTCGAGGGGACCGTGCCGAGAGGCTACACGCCGTACCGGTACACGCCGGCCGACAGCCTCATCGCCCAGCAGGAGCTTCAGAATCCCCTCCCGCGAACCGCCGAGACGCTCGAGCGCGGACAGAGGGTCTACATGACGACGTGCGTCGTCTGCCACGGACCGCAGGGGGATGGCCACGGCTACATCGTTCCGCCCTTCCCGATGCCGCCGACGCTCCACTCGGACAAGGTCCGCGGATGGCCGGACGGGCGGATCTTCCACGTCATTTCGGTGGGCCAGAATCTCATGCCCTCCTACGCGTCTCAGATTCTGCCCGAGGATCGGTGGGCGGTGATCGACTACGTGCGCGCGCTCGAGCGGTCGCACCGGCCCCTGCCGTCGGATCTGGCCGGCACCGCCGGTGCCGCGGACTCGACCGGAGGGAAGCCATGAGCGCGGCCCAGTCGGCGGCGCAAGCCGTGACCATCCAGACGCTCCGGGATCGGGTCAAGCCGATCGCGGTGCCGCTCGGCGTCCGCGCGATGTTCGGCCTGCTTCTCCTGCTCGGGGTCGGGACGTTCGTGATCGAGATCCGCTCCGATCCGACCCGCGCGTACGCCGCGTTCCTGATCGGGTATTGGTATTTCATGGCGCTGGGGCTGGCCGGTACCTTCTTCACGGCGCTCCACTACCTCGTCGGGGCAACGTGGAGCGTGGTCGTGCGGCGCGTGGCAGAGGCATTCTCCTCGTACCTCCCGATGGCCTTCCTCCTCCTCCTGGTGCTCTTCCTGGGCATTCCGCACCTCTACGTGTGGTCGACCCAGCTCGCGACCGAGGGGGGGCATGCTCTCGATCCCTGGAAGGGGCGGTATCTCTCGACGCCCTTCTTCGCGGCACGGAACATCGTCATCCTCGCGCTCTGGTGCCTCTTCTCGTGGTATTTCGTGCGAAACTCGATCCGCCAGGACCAGACCGGCGATCCGAACCTCACGAGGTCGAGCATTAAGGTGTCCGCGGTGTTCATCCTCCTGTTCGCGCTGACCGTCACGATCGCCGCCTTCGATCTGCTCATGTCCCTCGAGCCGACCTGGTACAGCACGATCTTCGGCGTCTACTGCTTCGCCGGGCTCTGGCAGAGCGGGCTCGCGGCGATCACGATCGTCGTCGTGCTCCTGCGACGCCAGGGCGCGCTGAACGGGGTGATCAACCGGTACCATTACTGGGATCTGGGCAAGTACATGTTCGCCTTCTCGGTTTTCTGGATGTACATCGCCTTCTCCCAGTTCATGCTGATCTGGTACGCGAACCTCCCGGAGGAGATCGAGTACATGATCCACCGGACGTTCACCGGGTGGGGAGGGGTTGGAATCGCGCTTGGGACGCTCAAGTTCGTGATCCCCTTCTTCGCGCTCCTGCATCAGAGAATGAAGGAGAACGAGATCGTGCTGCTGACGGTCGCCGCGTGCATCCTGATCGGCCAGTGGGTCGATCTCTACTGGCTGATCCTGCCCGCGTTCTCGCCCCAGGCGGTCGTTCTGGGATGGACCGAGATCGGAATCACGCTCGGCTTCCTCGGCCTCTTCGGATTGTGTCTGGTCCGGTTCTTCTCGCGCCACCCGGTCGCGGCCGCCGGTGATCCCCAATTCGAATCGAGCGTGAGGTTCCACGGATGAGCCACGAGCCCACCCCGCACGGCTCGCCCGACACCGGTCCAGCGGCCGACGCCGCCGTATCCTCAGCCCTGGCGAAGGCTCAGTTCTTCGTCACCGGCCTCATCCTGGCCGTCGTGGCGACCCTCGCCTACATGGCCGGCATGCAGTCGGCGAAGGGCGGGGGCCACGGCACCGGAGAGGGAGGGATGGCGACCCCGGCGGCGAAGGTCGACGTCTCGAGCCTCCTCAAGCCGACGCCCGAGCTCCTCGCCCGCGGGAAGACAGTCTTTCAGATCAATTGCGCCTCCTGCCACGGGAACACCGGTCACGGCGACGGCCCGGCGGCGGCGGCGCTCAACCCGAAGCCGCGGAACTTCACGGAAGGCTACTGGAAATTCGGCGGCGGGCTCGCCCGGGTGGTCCGCACCATCAGCGAAGGCTCCCCGGGTACCGCGATGGCCTCGTTCACGACGCTCCCGCTCGAGGACCGCATCGCGGTGGCGCACCACGAACGATCGCTCTCCCCGAAGCCCGAGGAGGACAAGCCCGAGGATCTCGCCTGGCTGATGCCGGCCGGTCAGCCCAAAGGCGGCGGCGCGGAGGCTTCCTCGACCGGAGTGGCGGCCGGAACGACTCCGGCGGGCCCGTCGATCCCGATCGAGAGGGCGATCGCCGCGCTCGCGGAGGCCGAGCCCCCGATCGGCGCCGCTGTCACGCCGGAGCCGGGTCCCGGCGCGGATCTCTACGCCCAGCGCTGCGCGTCCTGCCACGGAGCGGCCGGCCAGGGAGGCGTCCGGGTGCGGATGCTCGGATCGGCGCCTTACGCCTACGTCGCCACGCGGAGCCTCGGCGACGCGCGCGGCGATTGGACGACCAACTCCGCCGCGTTCGAGAGGGTTACACTATCGGGCATTCCCGGCTTCGTCATGCCGGCGAACGGCGATCTGTCGCGCGATGACGTGCGCGACCTCTACGCCTACACCCAGAAGCTGCACGCGCGCCTCGAGCTCGCGGCGCGAAGCGGGAGCTGACATGACTCGAAGCCGCCGGAATCGAATTCTCCTCACCTCCGCCGCG
This portion of the Candidatus Eisenbacteria bacterium genome encodes:
- a CDS encoding DUF3341 domain-containing protein, translating into MFNPFAKPAATRGVLALYADPDSLLNAATRAREHGFQGMDAYTPYAVHGLSEALGIRKSWVPWVTLVMGLSGAALGLTFMIWTSAYDWPINVGGKPMISLPAFIPITFECGVLLGGTMTLAALFVACGLPNYGKPILDRDLTNDRFGLWIPEVGPDWNEGRIFMVLKPTGAVDIRVLRV
- a CDS encoding cytochrome c, translating into MSRRAAWGGRMTGAAGIALIAMAAAGCSHQKQETAIEYMPDMAYQARVGAQHEDPLRPGMSVMRNPVEGTVPRGYTPYRYTPADSLIAQQELQNPLPRTAETLERGQRVYMTTCVVCHGPQGDGHGYIVPPFPMPPTLHSDKVRGWPDGRIFHVISVGQNLMPSYASQILPEDRWAVIDYVRALERSHRPLPSDLAGTAGAADSTGGKP
- a CDS encoding molybdopterin oxidoreductase, with translation MSAAQSAAQAVTIQTLRDRVKPIAVPLGVRAMFGLLLLLGVGTFVIEIRSDPTRAYAAFLIGYWYFMALGLAGTFFTALHYLVGATWSVVVRRVAEAFSSYLPMAFLLLLVLFLGIPHLYVWSTQLATEGGHALDPWKGRYLSTPFFAARNIVILALWCLFSWYFVRNSIRQDQTGDPNLTRSSIKVSAVFILLFALTVTIAAFDLLMSLEPTWYSTIFGVYCFAGLWQSGLAAITIVVVLLRRQGALNGVINRYHYWDLGKYMFAFSVFWMYIAFSQFMLIWYANLPEEIEYMIHRTFTGWGGVGIALGTLKFVIPFFALLHQRMKENEIVLLTVAACILIGQWVDLYWLILPAFSPQAVVLGWTEIGITLGFLGLFGLCLVRFFSRHPVAAAGDPQFESSVRFHG
- a CDS encoding c-type cytochrome, which codes for MSHEPTPHGSPDTGPAADAAVSSALAKAQFFVTGLILAVVATLAYMAGMQSAKGGGHGTGEGGMATPAAKVDVSSLLKPTPELLARGKTVFQINCASCHGNTGHGDGPAAAALNPKPRNFTEGYWKFGGGLARVVRTISEGSPGTAMASFTTLPLEDRIAVAHHERSLSPKPEEDKPEDLAWLMPAGQPKGGGAEASSTGVAAGTTPAGPSIPIERAIAALAEAEPPIGAAVTPEPGPGADLYAQRCASCHGAAGQGGVRVRMLGSAPYAYVATRSLGDARGDWTTNSAAFERVTLSGIPGFVMPANGDLSRDDVRDLYAYTQKLHARLELAARSGS